Proteins co-encoded in one Kribbella qitaiheensis genomic window:
- a CDS encoding NAD-dependent epimerase/dehydratase family protein, translated as MRVLVLGGDGYLGWPTALHLSDTGHQTAVLDNFARRGYDQELGVQSLVPIEDLDTRIAAWQEVSGQSIAAYTGDLLDADFLYRVLTEFRPEAIVHFAEQRAAPYSMIDRQHAVYTQQNNVIGTLNLMYAVAEIDPSIHVVKLGTMGEYGTPNIDIEEGWLEVEHNGRTDRMLYPKKPGSFYHLSKVHDSHNLEFGCRVWGLRVTDLNQGIVYGQQTPQTARDPRLATRLDYDAVFGTVLNRFVIQAVLGEALTVYGAGGQTRGLLDIRDTVECIRLAVENPADAGEFRVFNQMTESYSVGEIAKIVGECFPGPGPGRAPRQPAGGAARALLQRQAHRPDRPRSPAAPAVGHADRVTLRHRCRQQGPG; from the coding sequence GTGCGAGTTCTCGTCCTAGGTGGTGACGGTTACCTAGGGTGGCCGACCGCGCTGCATCTGTCCGACACCGGCCATCAGACGGCGGTGCTGGACAACTTCGCCCGGCGCGGCTACGACCAGGAACTCGGGGTTCAGAGCCTGGTTCCGATCGAGGACCTGGACACCCGGATCGCCGCCTGGCAAGAGGTCTCGGGCCAGAGCATCGCGGCGTACACCGGCGACCTGCTCGACGCCGACTTCCTCTACCGGGTGCTGACCGAGTTCCGGCCCGAGGCGATCGTGCACTTCGCCGAGCAGCGGGCCGCGCCGTACTCGATGATCGACCGGCAGCACGCCGTCTACACCCAGCAGAACAACGTGATCGGCACGCTGAACCTGATGTACGCCGTGGCCGAGATCGATCCGTCGATCCACGTCGTCAAGCTCGGCACCATGGGCGAGTACGGCACGCCGAACATCGACATCGAGGAAGGCTGGCTGGAGGTCGAGCACAACGGCCGGACCGACCGGATGCTCTATCCGAAGAAGCCCGGGTCGTTCTACCACCTGAGCAAGGTGCACGACTCGCACAACCTGGAGTTCGGTTGCCGGGTCTGGGGACTGCGGGTGACCGACCTCAACCAGGGCATCGTCTACGGGCAGCAGACGCCGCAGACCGCGCGCGACCCCAGACTCGCGACCAGGCTGGACTACGACGCGGTGTTCGGCACGGTGCTGAACAGATTCGTCATCCAGGCGGTCCTCGGCGAGGCACTGACCGTGTACGGCGCGGGCGGCCAGACCCGCGGGCTGCTGGACATCCGGGACACGGTCGAGTGCATCCGGCTCGCGGTCGAGAATCCCGCCGACGCCGGCGAGTTCCGGGTCTTCAACCAGATGACCGAGAGTTACTCGGTCGGTGAGATCGCCAAGATCGTCGGCGAGTGCTTCCCCGGCCCCGGTCCAGGTCGAGCACCTCGACAACCCGCGGGTGGAGCAGCCCGAGCATTACTACAACGTCAAGCACACCGGCCTGATCGGCCTCGGTCTCCAGCCGCACCTGCTGTCGGACACGCTGATCGAGTCACTCTTCGACATCGTTGCCGCCAACAAGGACCGGGTTGA
- a CDS encoding GH92 family glycosyl hydrolase, which translates to MTSASASVPTESQAAGQPVATGSIAIGSSFFTSFEPGQPQPGYTDAVETGPDGKPRTGGVEGPTPTGIGGSEMDKVTKVEASGENTGGGEIATNVADGDKFTKWLVFEPTGWLTYRTSAPVTIKKYALTSANDADGRDPKNWTVSGSNDGTTWSTLDTRTDESFESRFQTKEYTFDNATAYTFYKLDITANHGENIVQLADWYLSNGAPLPPPGEVAESRLDSGPTSAYNARARTGFTGVKSFRYAGHQTAEGRGYTWNKIADVDLKVGKDTRLGYKIFPEHVEGDLSYPSTYAAVDLAFTDGTYLSDLKAKDNHGFPLSPRGQGEAKGLSTNQWNNIDADLGKVAAGKTIARILVGYDKPSGPADFRGWIDDVRIANGTVDPAFSDTAAQKTAKKHPSDLAITTRGTNSTGGFSRGNNFPATAVPHGFNFWTPVTNAGSTSWLYDYAKGNNDQNKPEIQAFSISHEPSPWMGDRQTFQVMPSTADTPTADRDARAWALSHDNEIARPYYYGVTFDNGNAVEMAPTDHAAMLRFSFPAGKSSLIFDNASNLGGLTLDAATGVVTGYTDIKSGLSTGAGRLFVYGVVDQKVVASGKLADGGGANVGGYFSFDPSVKQVQLRMATSLLGTAQAKKNLELELGASSKFDKVKAAAQDAWDGKLSTIEVEGATADQLHTMYSNLYRLFLYPNNGSENTGTARKPVITYASPTSPKVGADTPTATGSKIVAGQTYVNNGFWDTYRTVWPAYSLFSQDDAAALVNGFVQQYKDGGWISRWSSPGYANLMVGTSSDVAFADAYLKGIKGIDVQAAYDAALKNAAARPPTDNVGRKGLDRSVFNGYTANTTGEGYSWSMDGYINDFGIANMSKALYDKAKKSDPRKQEYLDNYNYYLNRARNYVTLFDPALNFFQGKDEQGVWGNSPSTFDPQDWGHDYTETNAWNMAFSAPQDGAGLAALYGGRDGLAKKLDEFFSTPEDALHTGGYGGTIHEMLEARDVRMGQYGHSNQPSHHIAYMYDFAGQPSKTQEKVREILDRLYLGSEIGQGYPGDEDNGEMSSWYLFSMLGFYPLQVGSPTYAIGAPLFTKATIRLADGKKLVVSAPKNSAKNLYVKGVKVNGKNWTSTALPHSLIADGGKIEFDMTDKPSAWGSGRNDAPPSITKPGEDPMTWRDSTEDEGAVTASGGADVAALTDNDSKTQVTLTGATPTVTVNLTTGRPVTMYSLTSGNTGTAPSAWALEGSNDGTSWTQVDKRTAQTWAFPAYTRSFSVASPKAFTRYRLVLTPAAGADGVTLSELELLGTLKGVEAGTHPSDKRVAETKPSPTPSQSIDRNFG; encoded by the coding sequence ATGACGTCAGCGAGCGCCTCCGTGCCCACCGAGTCCCAGGCCGCCGGCCAGCCGGTCGCCACCGGCTCCATCGCGATCGGGTCCTCCTTCTTCACTTCCTTCGAGCCGGGCCAGCCGCAGCCCGGCTACACCGATGCGGTCGAGACCGGACCGGACGGGAAACCCCGGACCGGCGGTGTCGAAGGCCCGACGCCGACCGGGATCGGCGGCAGCGAGATGGACAAGGTCACCAAGGTCGAAGCGAGCGGCGAGAACACCGGAGGCGGTGAGATCGCGACGAACGTGGCCGACGGCGACAAGTTCACCAAGTGGCTGGTGTTCGAGCCGACCGGCTGGCTGACCTACCGGACGTCCGCGCCGGTGACGATCAAGAAGTACGCGCTGACCTCGGCGAACGACGCCGACGGCCGGGACCCGAAGAACTGGACCGTGTCCGGCTCGAACGACGGGACGACCTGGTCCACTCTGGACACCCGGACGGACGAGAGCTTCGAGTCCCGGTTCCAGACCAAGGAGTACACGTTCGACAACGCCACGGCGTACACGTTCTACAAGCTCGACATCACCGCGAACCACGGCGAGAACATCGTCCAGCTCGCCGACTGGTACCTGTCCAACGGCGCGCCGCTGCCGCCACCCGGCGAGGTCGCCGAGTCGCGGCTCGACTCCGGCCCGACCAGCGCCTACAACGCCCGCGCCCGGACCGGTTTTACCGGGGTGAAGTCCTTCCGGTACGCCGGGCACCAGACCGCCGAGGGTCGCGGCTACACGTGGAACAAGATCGCCGACGTGGATCTCAAGGTCGGCAAGGACACCCGGCTGGGCTACAAGATCTTCCCCGAGCACGTCGAGGGTGATCTGAGCTACCCGAGCACCTACGCGGCGGTGGACCTGGCGTTCACCGACGGCACCTACCTGAGCGATCTGAAGGCCAAGGACAACCACGGCTTCCCGCTCAGCCCGCGCGGGCAGGGCGAGGCGAAGGGCCTGTCCACGAACCAGTGGAACAACATCGACGCCGATCTCGGCAAGGTCGCCGCGGGCAAGACGATCGCGCGGATCCTGGTCGGGTACGACAAGCCGTCCGGACCGGCCGACTTCCGCGGCTGGATCGACGACGTGCGGATCGCAAATGGCACAGTCGACCCTGCCTTTAGTGACACAGCGGCCCAGAAGACGGCGAAGAAGCACCCGTCGGACCTGGCGATCACCACTCGCGGGACGAACTCGACCGGCGGGTTCTCCCGGGGCAACAACTTCCCGGCGACCGCCGTACCGCACGGCTTCAACTTCTGGACCCCGGTCACGAACGCCGGCTCGACGTCCTGGCTGTACGACTACGCCAAGGGCAACAACGACCAGAACAAGCCGGAGATCCAGGCATTCTCGATCAGCCACGAGCCGAGTCCGTGGATGGGTGACCGGCAGACCTTCCAGGTGATGCCGTCCACGGCCGACACCCCGACGGCCGACCGGGACGCCCGGGCCTGGGCGTTAAGCCATGACAACGAGATCGCCCGGCCGTACTACTACGGCGTCACCTTCGACAACGGCAACGCCGTCGAGATGGCACCGACCGACCATGCCGCGATGCTGCGGTTCTCCTTCCCGGCGGGCAAGTCGTCGCTGATCTTCGACAACGCCAGCAACCTCGGCGGGTTGACGCTCGACGCGGCGACCGGTGTGGTGACCGGCTACACCGACATCAAGTCCGGCCTGTCCACCGGCGCCGGCCGCCTGTTCGTGTACGGCGTGGTCGACCAGAAAGTGGTTGCCTCCGGCAAGCTTGCGGACGGTGGCGGCGCGAACGTCGGCGGCTACTTCTCCTTCGACCCGTCGGTGAAGCAGGTCCAGCTGCGGATGGCGACCTCGCTGCTCGGTACCGCGCAGGCGAAGAAGAACCTCGAGCTGGAACTCGGCGCGAGCAGCAAGTTCGACAAGGTGAAGGCGGCGGCCCAGGACGCCTGGGACGGCAAGCTCAGCACCATCGAGGTCGAGGGTGCCACCGCGGACCAGCTGCACACCATGTACTCGAACCTCTACCGGCTGTTCCTCTACCCGAACAACGGCTCGGAGAACACCGGTACGGCGAGGAAGCCGGTGATCACCTACGCCTCGCCGACCTCACCGAAGGTCGGTGCGGACACCCCGACGGCGACCGGCTCCAAGATCGTGGCCGGCCAGACCTATGTGAACAACGGGTTCTGGGACACCTACCGGACCGTCTGGCCGGCGTACTCGCTGTTCTCGCAGGACGACGCGGCCGCGCTGGTGAACGGATTCGTCCAGCAGTACAAGGACGGCGGCTGGATCTCGCGCTGGTCCTCGCCGGGCTACGCCAACCTGATGGTCGGCACCAGCTCGGACGTGGCCTTCGCCGATGCCTACCTCAAGGGGATCAAGGGCATCGACGTCCAGGCGGCGTACGACGCTGCGCTCAAGAACGCAGCGGCCCGGCCGCCGACAGACAACGTCGGTCGCAAGGGGCTGGACCGGTCGGTGTTCAACGGCTACACGGCCAACACCACCGGTGAGGGCTACAGCTGGTCGATGGACGGCTACATCAACGACTTCGGCATCGCGAACATGTCGAAGGCCCTGTACGACAAGGCGAAGAAGAGCGACCCGCGCAAGCAGGAGTACCTGGACAACTACAACTACTACCTGAACCGCGCCCGCAACTACGTCACGCTGTTCGACCCGGCGCTGAACTTCTTCCAGGGCAAGGACGAGCAGGGCGTCTGGGGCAACTCGCCGTCGACGTTCGACCCGCAGGACTGGGGTCACGACTACACCGAGACGAACGCGTGGAACATGGCGTTCTCCGCTCCGCAGGACGGCGCCGGCCTGGCCGCCCTGTACGGCGGTCGCGACGGTCTGGCGAAGAAGCTCGACGAGTTCTTCAGCACTCCTGAAGACGCGTTGCACACCGGCGGTTACGGCGGCACGATCCACGAGATGCTCGAGGCTCGCGACGTCCGGATGGGCCAGTACGGCCACTCGAACCAGCCGTCGCACCACATCGCCTACATGTACGACTTCGCCGGTCAGCCGTCTAAGACGCAAGAGAAGGTGCGCGAGATCCTCGACCGGCTCTACCTCGGCTCGGAGATCGGCCAGGGCTACCCCGGCGACGAGGACAACGGCGAGATGTCGTCCTGGTACCTGTTCAGCATGCTCGGGTTCTACCCGCTCCAGGTGGGCTCCCCGACGTACGCGATCGGTGCGCCGCTGTTCACCAAGGCGACGATCCGGCTGGCCGACGGCAAGAAGCTGGTGGTCAGCGCGCCGAAGAACAGCGCGAAGAACCTGTACGTGAAGGGCGTCAAGGTCAACGGCAAGAACTGGACCTCGACCGCGCTGCCGCACTCGCTGATCGCGGACGGCGGCAAAATCGAGTTCGACATGACCGACAAGCCGTCGGCCTGGGGCAGCGGCCGCAACGACGCTCCCCCGTCGATCACGAAGCCGGGCGAGGACCCGATGACGTGGCGCGACTCGACCGAGGACGAGGGCGCTGTCACCGCGTCCGGTGGTGCCGACGTCGCCGCACTGACCGACAACGACTCGAAGACCCAGGTCACGCTGACCGGGGCGACTCCGACCGTGACGGTCAACCTGACGACCGGCCGGCCGGTCACGATGTACAGCCTGACCAGCGGAAACACCGGTACTGCGCCGTCGGCATGGGCGCTGGAGGGCTCGAACGACGGGACCAGCTGGACGCAGGTGGACAAGCGGACCGCCCAGACCTGGGCCTTCCCGGCGTACACCAGGTCGTTCAGCGTGGCCTCGCCGAAGGCGTTCACGCGGTACCGGCTGGTGCTGACTCCGGCCGCCGGGGCTGACGGGGTGACGTTGTCCGAGCTCGAGCTGCTCGGCACTCTGAAGGGCGTCGAGGCCGGGACGCACCCGAGCGACAAGCGGGTGGCAGAGACCAAGCCGAGCCCGACCCCGTCGCAGTCGATCGACCGCAACTTCGGCTGA
- a CDS encoding GtrA family protein: protein MRVLLRYSASSVVATAISQLAFFLCYWVGTSATAAAVIAFAAGAVPNYLLNRRWAWGRTGPAHPTRELLPYVLITIGSAFVITFLTTVADDWIRNVIDAHSARTLLAGTAYLAANGFTFILKFVLFDRYVFARPVDAEVRTHATR from the coding sequence GTGCGGGTCCTACTTCGCTACTCAGCGTCATCAGTTGTTGCCACCGCGATCAGTCAGCTGGCGTTCTTCCTCTGCTACTGGGTCGGTACTTCGGCGACCGCGGCGGCCGTGATCGCCTTCGCCGCCGGCGCCGTGCCGAACTACCTGCTGAACCGGCGCTGGGCGTGGGGCCGGACCGGCCCGGCCCACCCGACCCGCGAATTGTTGCCCTATGTCCTGATCACGATCGGGTCGGCCTTCGTGATCACGTTCCTGACCACCGTCGCCGACGACTGGATCCGGAACGTGATCGACGCGCACTCGGCGCGGACGCTGCTGGCCGGCACCGCCTACCTGGCCGCCAACGGCTTCACGTTCATCCTGAAGTTCGTGCTGTTCGACCGGTACGTGTTCGCCAGGCCGGTCGACGCCGAAGTACGTACTCACGCCACCAGGTAG
- a CDS encoding NAD-dependent epimerase/dehydratase family protein has protein sequence MDADRVLVTGASGFIGRAVVAALRERDVPVTAVDREQPDPGWDDGVTVITGDLAEQEVCISAFETRPRAVVHLAALTSVLRSVDAPMRTFAENVTITQVLLELSRGSGVGSFVLASTNAVVGDVGASTITADLPLRPLTPYGATKAAGEMLLSAYSGSYGLSTAALRFTNVYGPGMSHKDSFVPRLMRAALTGSGVRVYGDGLQRRDLVYVDDVVGAILLALETGYSGRAIVGSGNSVSVLELVDAVRAVTGTAIPAEHVDAPAGEMPAVVVDVSASAESLGYRPSVSLTDGPGTNVAVLSPIMTQVLRKHWLLTIFLVVGTLLRVLATIAYRPAIIYTDSVHYLANMEELKPDQLNPIGYDLVLRPLVDLGGLAFVVIVQHLVGLCLGIALYALARRLGVYRWLAAVAAAPVLLDAYQVQIEQNIMAETTFDVLLVGILWLLLGRGVPGWERAGMVGLLLGAAFAVRAIGMTLLLGVVLYLVVAGSAWRHHKTRLVLRTGAAIAGFLLVFAGYVGYFHSETGRWGFTGAENQVLYGRTAVVADCSKLPLDAGTKLFCPVEPLGQRLGVDKYAHNHYGDPNWPPQPLPPGTTKQELATKFARLVIQHQPLDVTKAALKDFLKGFAPTRTTSPDDVPLDRWQFQLTYPNGSDQNTADAAREYGGSSPRVHKGAAEILRAYQLNGGYTSGLALGIAALIGLAAAAGLGRARQSRLRAAALLPAASGIVLLLGSAAFEFSWRYQLPGLVLFPLAGAIGLTAILGRDQARPPLATYPDKVDSEAVENFRKVHGAASFAPLVVVIAAYNEADGIGSVLQNMPKTGAGLPLDVLVVVDGASDNTAEVAAAYGAFVCEAPANRGQGAALRLGYQLAAQGGAQYVVTTDADGQYDNSELDVLLQPILDGQADFVTGSRRLGKEDADSKLRWLGVRVFAVLASVLTRRKLTDTSFGFRAMRAALACSVTLREPQYQSSELLLGVLASGARVVELPMTMRRRGDGTSKKGPGLVYGANYARVMTTTWWREYVLRRRPAWRTRTGRTARTSG, from the coding sequence ATGGATGCGGACAGGGTGCTGGTCACCGGAGCCTCCGGCTTCATCGGGCGTGCGGTCGTGGCCGCGCTGCGGGAACGGGACGTCCCGGTGACGGCCGTCGACCGGGAGCAGCCGGACCCCGGTTGGGACGACGGCGTCACGGTGATCACCGGCGATCTCGCCGAACAGGAGGTCTGTATCTCGGCCTTCGAGACGCGACCCCGGGCCGTGGTCCATCTCGCCGCACTGACCTCCGTACTCCGTTCCGTCGACGCCCCGATGCGGACCTTCGCCGAGAACGTCACGATCACCCAGGTGCTCCTGGAGCTGTCCCGCGGCAGCGGCGTCGGCTCGTTCGTGCTCGCCTCCACCAATGCCGTCGTCGGTGATGTCGGCGCATCGACGATCACCGCCGACCTGCCGCTGCGCCCCCTCACGCCGTACGGCGCGACGAAGGCGGCGGGGGAGATGCTGCTCTCGGCGTACTCGGGTAGCTACGGCCTCAGTACTGCGGCACTGCGCTTCACCAACGTCTACGGGCCGGGCATGTCGCACAAGGACAGCTTCGTGCCGCGCCTGATGCGCGCGGCGCTCACGGGCTCCGGCGTACGGGTCTACGGCGATGGCCTGCAGCGACGGGACCTCGTCTACGTGGACGACGTTGTCGGAGCGATCCTGCTGGCGCTGGAGACCGGCTACAGCGGCCGGGCGATCGTCGGCTCGGGCAACTCGGTCTCCGTGCTCGAGCTGGTCGACGCCGTACGAGCAGTGACCGGTACTGCGATCCCGGCCGAGCACGTGGACGCTCCTGCGGGGGAGATGCCGGCAGTGGTGGTCGACGTGTCGGCCAGTGCCGAGTCGTTGGGCTACCGGCCGAGTGTGTCGCTGACCGACGGCCCTGGCACGAACGTGGCAGTACTTTCGCCAATAATGACGCAGGTACTGCGTAAGCACTGGCTGCTCACCATCTTCCTGGTGGTGGGCACGCTGCTTCGGGTACTTGCAACGATCGCCTACCGCCCCGCGATCATCTACACAGACTCCGTGCACTACCTGGCGAACATGGAGGAGCTGAAGCCGGATCAGCTCAACCCGATCGGCTACGACCTCGTACTGCGCCCGCTGGTCGACCTGGGCGGCTTGGCCTTCGTGGTGATCGTGCAGCACCTGGTCGGGCTCTGCCTGGGCATCGCGCTCTACGCACTTGCCCGGCGGCTCGGGGTCTATCGCTGGTTGGCCGCAGTGGCCGCCGCTCCGGTCCTGCTCGACGCCTACCAGGTCCAGATCGAGCAGAACATCATGGCCGAGACCACGTTCGACGTACTGCTCGTCGGCATTCTCTGGTTGCTTCTAGGCCGAGGCGTGCCCGGCTGGGAGCGGGCAGGCATGGTCGGCCTGCTGCTAGGGGCCGCCTTCGCCGTACGCGCGATCGGCATGACTCTGCTGCTCGGCGTGGTGCTGTACCTCGTCGTGGCCGGCTCTGCCTGGCGTCACCACAAGACCAGGCTCGTACTGCGTACTGGCGCTGCCATCGCCGGATTCCTGCTGGTCTTCGCCGGCTATGTCGGCTACTTCCACTCGGAGACCGGCCGGTGGGGTTTCACCGGCGCAGAGAACCAGGTGCTCTACGGCCGGACCGCCGTGGTCGCGGACTGCTCCAAGTTGCCGCTCGATGCGGGTACCAAGTTGTTCTGCCCGGTCGAGCCGCTCGGACAGCGACTGGGCGTCGACAAGTACGCCCACAACCACTACGGCGACCCGAACTGGCCACCGCAGCCGTTGCCGCCGGGCACGACCAAGCAAGAGCTCGCGACGAAGTTCGCCAGGTTGGTGATCCAGCACCAGCCGCTGGACGTGACCAAGGCGGCCCTGAAGGACTTCCTCAAGGGCTTCGCGCCGACCCGGACCACCTCGCCGGACGACGTACCGCTCGATCGGTGGCAGTTCCAGCTGACCTATCCGAACGGGAGCGACCAGAACACCGCCGACGCGGCTCGGGAGTACGGCGGGTCTTCGCCGCGCGTGCACAAAGGCGCGGCGGAGATCCTGCGCGCCTACCAGCTGAACGGCGGCTACACCTCCGGCTTGGCGTTGGGGATCGCGGCCTTGATCGGTCTGGCTGCCGCTGCCGGACTCGGCCGGGCCAGACAATCCAGGCTCCGCGCTGCGGCACTGCTGCCTGCAGCTTCCGGGATCGTGTTGCTACTGGGGTCCGCCGCCTTCGAGTTCTCCTGGCGGTACCAGCTGCCGGGGCTGGTGCTCTTCCCGCTCGCCGGGGCGATCGGGCTGACGGCCATCCTCGGCCGGGACCAGGCGAGGCCTCCACTGGCCACCTACCCCGACAAGGTCGACTCCGAGGCTGTGGAGAACTTCCGCAAGGTTCACGGCGCAGCTAGCTTCGCACCGCTGGTCGTGGTGATTGCCGCCTACAACGAGGCCGACGGGATCGGTTCGGTGCTGCAGAACATGCCGAAGACAGGTGCAGGGCTGCCGCTCGACGTACTGGTGGTGGTGGATGGTGCCTCTGACAACACGGCGGAGGTGGCCGCGGCGTACGGGGCCTTCGTCTGCGAGGCGCCTGCCAATCGTGGTCAGGGCGCTGCGCTCAGGCTTGGCTACCAGCTGGCTGCGCAGGGCGGAGCGCAATACGTGGTGACAACGGATGCGGACGGGCAGTACGACAACAGTGAGCTGGACGTGTTGCTGCAGCCGATCCTGGACGGGCAGGCCGACTTCGTCACCGGGTCGCGCCGTCTCGGCAAAGAAGATGCCGACAGCAAGTTGCGCTGGCTCGGCGTACGGGTCTTCGCCGTACTCGCGTCGGTCCTGACCCGGCGGAAGCTGACCGACACGTCGTTCGGGTTCCGGGCGATGCGGGCCGCGCTGGCATGCTCGGTCACACTGCGTGAGCCGCAGTACCAGTCGTCGGAGCTGCTGCTCGGAGTACTGGCGAGCGGAGCGCGGGTGGTGGAGCTGCCGATGACCATGCGGCGCCGTGGCGACGGCACGAGCAAGAAGGGTCCCGGGCTGGTGTACGGCGCGAACTACGCGCGGGTGATGACGACTACCTGGTGGCGTGAGTACGTACTTCGGCGTCGACCGGCCTGGCGAACACGTACCGGTCGAACAGCACGAACTTCAGGATGA
- a CDS encoding methyltransferase domain-containing protein has translation MAEPSFLDRIEQTPGATALRAESYRLLGLSPGDAVVDVGCGAGHAVAELAAAHLKAIGVDPDPAAIAVARARSTNAMFHVARSDELPLEDESVDGYRAARLFHLLADPLPTLAEARRVLRPGGRIVLVGQDYGFILIDGTDQDLTDVVLLGLESRTPAPRAARSYRDLLLDQGFRDPEVVVHNEVMTDYTQLAKQLQAAAAAAVEKALITQQDADDWLADQTERGRNDRFLAVLPILLVAATR, from the coding sequence ATGGCTGAACCGAGCTTTCTGGACCGGATCGAGCAGACGCCCGGCGCGACAGCGCTGCGGGCCGAGTCGTACCGGCTGCTGGGACTCTCGCCGGGCGATGCGGTGGTCGACGTCGGGTGCGGCGCGGGACATGCGGTGGCCGAGCTGGCCGCCGCCCACCTGAAGGCGATCGGCGTCGATCCGGACCCGGCTGCCATCGCCGTCGCCCGGGCACGTAGTACGAATGCGATGTTTCACGTGGCACGGTCGGACGAGCTGCCGCTGGAGGACGAGTCGGTCGACGGCTACCGGGCCGCCCGGCTCTTCCACCTGCTCGCCGATCCGCTGCCGACCCTCGCCGAGGCCCGGCGCGTACTACGCCCTGGCGGCCGGATCGTGCTGGTCGGCCAGGACTACGGGTTCATCCTCATCGACGGCACCGATCAGGACTTGACCGACGTCGTCCTGCTCGGCCTCGAATCCCGTACGCCGGCTCCGCGAGCAGCCAGAAGCTATCGGGACCTGCTCCTCGACCAGGGCTTCCGCGACCCCGAGGTCGTCGTCCACAACGAGGTCATGACCGACTACACCCAACTCGCGAAGCAACTCCAGGCGGCAGCGGCGGCCGCGGTCGAGAAAGCCCTGATCACTCAGCAGGACGCCGACGACTGGCTCGCCGACCAAACCGAGCGCGGCCGCAACGACCGCTTCCTGGCGGTCCTGCCGATCCTGCTGGTCGCCGCGACCCGTTGA